In a single window of the Prochlorococcus marinus str. AS9601 genome:
- a CDS encoding CCA tRNA nucleotidyltransferase: MNDISDYIQGELIKTPFNLYNLITKYIESNNNTKVAFVGGYLRDLLISKFHKKSFSEPVDIDLVIEGSSIALAKFIKKNIVNVDLCLIKEFNLYNTVEININDYKIDIASARKEIYSAPGLNPTVNKSTIEEDLKRRDFSINSIAFEVSKREIYDLYGGISDIKSKTLNLLHSNSISDDPSRLIRCAKYASRLDFNISNDTLKQSQETVRQWPWKSSETHQKMIYPPAIGMRIRMELAEICKHDNLTNVISIINKWEVISILNENIKVDKRFLRGLNWIKKLKGNHMLYLLKDSEDLEKGCQRFLVNNSEIKILEDYLNIKKILNKNQKDFNHFSPSSWTEFIEDRNLNDETVKLLICDGGPYWRKLFKWLFIYKFIKSKKDGETLKKEGWEPGKEMGKEIKRLRYLEIDKLNRN, translated from the coding sequence ATGAACGATATCTCTGATTACATCCAAGGAGAATTAATCAAAACTCCATTTAATCTATATAACCTTATTACTAAATACATAGAATCTAATAACAATACTAAAGTGGCTTTTGTTGGCGGTTATTTAAGAGATTTGTTAATTAGTAAATTCCACAAAAAATCGTTTTCTGAACCTGTAGATATTGATCTTGTTATTGAAGGATCCTCTATTGCTCTTGCAAAATTTATAAAAAAAAACATTGTAAATGTAGATTTATGTTTGATCAAAGAATTTAATTTATACAACACTGTAGAAATAAATATTAATGACTATAAAATTGATATTGCTTCTGCAAGAAAAGAAATTTATTCTGCTCCAGGCTTAAATCCCACAGTAAATAAAAGTACTATCGAGGAGGATCTTAAGAGGAGAGATTTCTCTATAAATTCAATAGCCTTCGAGGTCTCGAAAAGGGAAATCTATGATCTTTATGGAGGAATTTCTGATATAAAAAGTAAAACATTGAACTTACTTCACAGTAATAGTATTTCAGATGATCCAAGTAGATTAATTAGATGTGCAAAATATGCCTCAAGGTTAGATTTCAATATTTCAAATGATACCCTGAAACAATCTCAAGAAACAGTTAGACAATGGCCATGGAAAAGTTCAGAAACTCATCAGAAAATGATTTACCCTCCTGCAATAGGCATGCGAATAAGGATGGAACTAGCTGAAATATGCAAACACGATAATTTGACTAATGTAATTTCGATAATTAATAAATGGGAAGTTATCTCAATCTTAAATGAAAATATTAAAGTCGATAAACGGTTTTTAAGAGGACTAAATTGGATTAAGAAGTTAAAGGGAAATCATATGCTTTACTTATTAAAAGATTCAGAAGATTTAGAAAAAGGATGTCAAAGATTTTTAGTGAATAATAGTGAGATAAAAATATTAGAAGATTATTTAAATATCAAAAAGATATTAAATAAAAACCAAAAAGATTTCAATCATTTTTCTCCATCAAGTTGGACAGAATTTATTGAGGACAGAAACCTTAATGATGAGACAGTCAAATTATTAATTTGTGATGGAGGACCATACTGGCGTAAATTGTTTAAGTGGTTATTTATTTACAAATTCATAAAATCAAAAAAAGATGGAGAAACATTAAAAAAAGAGGGATGGGAACCAGGGAAGGAGATGGGAAAGGAAATCAAAAGATTAAGATATTTAGAAATTGACAAATTAAATAGAAATTAA
- a CDS encoding UvrD-helicase domain-containing protein, with amino-acid sequence MPQNNNFLFKSLNNQQLQAVKHVYGPLLVVAGAGSGKTKALTHRIANLIEGNSIDPYNILAVTFTNKAAKEMKARLEVLLAQELAFNQFGQPWTTLKEIDQNQLRTNVHKDRLQNLWIGTFHSLFSRLLRYDIEKYTDPEGLKWTRQFSIYDETDSQTLVKEIISQDMNLDPKRYDPKKIKRLISNAKNQCLTSNDLLEKADNNFDKTVAEAYKRYRISLSKNNSLDFDDLLLLPVFLLRQNDIVRDYWHKRFKHILVDEYQDTNRTQYELIKLITAGNTEPKKFFNWEDRSIFVVGDADQSIYSFRAADFRILIGFQEDFKTSINDDTKSSLIKLEENYRSSSNILDAANSLIENNSERIDKVLKATKEKGELLTLLSCDDEISEAEAITNKIKSLNNYNQNPIWKNFAILYRTRAQSRVLEESLVRWRIPYTIFGGLRFYDRREIKDAIAYLKVLVNSSDNVSLLRIINVPRRGIGKTTIQKLNELSNRLNIPLWEVLNDKQSLEETIGRSSKGINKFTAVMNDLLCYLENSGPAQLLQLILEKSGYLSDLLSNGSEESEDRRNNLQELINAATQYEEETESGDVEGFLSTAALTTDNDTKKNNPNSVTLMTLHNSKGLEFQNVFITGLEQGLFPSHRSIDTPSLLEEERRLCYVGITRAKERVFLSHARERRLWGGMREATIPSIFLSEIPEDLMDGELPQTGGASIRRDLHLDRLTRVDRNNPNEFVNKPINAVRKLYSGPSKGKSWIVGDKLIHTKFGKGEIIHIFGSGEKISLAVKFGDKGSKILDPRLAPIRYVS; translated from the coding sequence GTGCCTCAAAACAACAATTTCCTTTTTAAGTCCCTAAACAATCAACAACTTCAAGCAGTAAAACATGTTTATGGACCACTATTAGTTGTAGCAGGTGCAGGTAGCGGAAAAACTAAGGCACTTACTCACAGAATTGCAAACCTTATTGAAGGTAACTCTATAGATCCCTATAACATTCTCGCAGTAACTTTCACTAACAAAGCTGCTAAAGAAATGAAAGCTAGATTAGAGGTTCTTCTGGCCCAAGAACTAGCTTTTAATCAATTTGGCCAGCCTTGGACAACTCTCAAAGAAATTGATCAAAATCAATTAAGAACAAACGTTCACAAAGACAGGCTTCAGAACCTTTGGATCGGTACCTTCCATTCTTTATTTTCAAGACTTCTGAGATACGATATTGAAAAATATACTGATCCAGAAGGCCTAAAATGGACAAGGCAATTTTCAATTTACGATGAAACAGATTCTCAAACATTAGTAAAAGAAATTATCAGTCAAGATATGAATCTTGATCCAAAAAGATATGATCCCAAAAAGATTAAAAGATTAATAAGTAATGCTAAAAATCAATGCTTAACTTCTAATGATCTTTTAGAAAAAGCAGATAATAATTTTGATAAAACAGTTGCAGAAGCCTACAAGAGATATAGAATATCGCTCTCAAAAAATAATTCTTTAGATTTTGATGATCTTTTACTTTTGCCTGTTTTCTTATTGAGGCAAAATGATATAGTCAGAGATTACTGGCACAAAAGATTTAAACATATTTTAGTTGACGAATATCAAGACACAAATAGAACACAATATGAACTTATAAAATTAATTACGGCTGGAAATACTGAACCAAAAAAATTCTTCAATTGGGAAGATCGGTCAATTTTTGTAGTTGGAGATGCTGATCAAAGTATTTATAGTTTCAGAGCAGCTGACTTCAGAATTTTAATTGGTTTTCAAGAAGATTTTAAGACTTCTATCAATGACGATACAAAATCATCTTTAATTAAATTGGAAGAAAATTATAGGTCATCTTCCAATATACTTGATGCTGCAAACTCACTAATTGAAAACAACTCTGAAAGAATTGACAAAGTTTTAAAGGCTACTAAAGAAAAGGGGGAACTTTTAACGTTACTCAGCTGTGATGATGAAATTTCCGAGGCAGAAGCAATTACCAATAAAATAAAATCACTCAATAACTATAATCAAAACCCAATTTGGAAAAATTTTGCAATTTTATATCGAACCAGAGCTCAGTCGAGAGTATTAGAAGAATCTCTTGTAAGGTGGCGCATTCCTTATACAATTTTTGGAGGATTACGTTTTTATGATCGAAGAGAAATTAAAGATGCAATAGCATATTTGAAAGTTCTGGTTAATTCTTCAGATAACGTTAGTCTTTTACGAATCATTAATGTTCCTAGAAGAGGGATTGGTAAGACTACTATTCAAAAACTTAATGAACTATCTAATAGGTTAAATATCCCATTATGGGAGGTTCTTAATGATAAGCAAAGTCTTGAAGAAACAATAGGCCGATCATCAAAAGGAATTAATAAATTTACTGCAGTTATGAATGATCTACTGTGTTACCTTGAAAATTCTGGTCCAGCTCAACTACTACAACTTATATTAGAAAAAAGTGGTTATTTAAGTGACTTGCTCTCTAATGGGTCTGAAGAATCTGAAGATAGAAGAAATAACTTACAAGAACTAATTAATGCAGCTACTCAATATGAAGAAGAAACAGAAAGTGGAGATGTAGAGGGATTTCTTTCTACAGCAGCCTTAACAACTGATAATGATACGAAGAAAAATAATCCTAACTCTGTAACTCTCATGACTCTGCATAATAGTAAAGGTTTAGAATTTCAAAATGTTTTTATCACTGGGCTAGAACAAGGTCTCTTCCCTAGCCATAGATCAATAGATACTCCCTCACTTCTTGAAGAGGAAAGAAGATTATGCTATGTAGGTATTACTAGAGCTAAAGAAAGAGTTTTCTTAAGTCATGCCAGAGAAAGAAGATTATGGGGTGGAATGCGTGAAGCAACAATACCTTCAATATTTCTTTCGGAGATACCCGAAGATTTAATGGATGGCGAATTACCACAAACTGGTGGTGCTTCAATTAGAAGAGATTTGCATCTTGATCGCTTAACAAGAGTTGATCGGAACAATCCAAATGAATTTGTTAACAAACCAATAAATGCAGTAAGGAAATTATATTCAGGGCCAAGTAAAGGGAAAAGCTGGATAGTTGGAGATAAGCTAATTCACACAAAATTTGGGAAAGGTGAAATAATACATATTTTTGGGAGTGGGGAAAAAATATCTTTAGCAGTAAAATTTGGTGATAAAGGAAGTAAAATTCTAGATCCCAGATTAGCTCCAATTCGTTATGTAAGTTAA